In Microbacterium enclense, the DNA window CACACCGTCGAGGTAGATGGGGATGTTCACGCCACCCTCGGTGCAGAGCGCCTTCGACTGCGCGGTCTGGTCTGCGTTCAGGGGAGCGTCGGAACCGGCGAAGTCGTACGCGCCGCTGAGGAAGTTGGTGACACCGCCGCCGGAGCCCTGCGACTTGTCGTAGTTGATGGTGACGCCCTTGGCCTGAGCGTTGTACGCAGCGGTCCACGCGGCCTGCGCGTTGGACTGGGCGCTGGAACCACCGGCGGTGATCGTGCCGCTGAGGTTGGGGTCGATCGTGAACGCCACGTCAGCCGAGGAGGCCGACGGCGACGAGCCGGCGGCGTCGCCGGAGCCGGAGGGGGAGGAGCAACCGGCGAGAGCCAGGGAGGCAACGGCCGCCACAGCGCCCAGCTGGACGAATCGGGAGAGCTTCACGGTGTGAATCCTTCGCATGTCGGGGACACGAACCCGGTGCAGGGTTCTCCCGCACGGTAAACACCGACTCTTACGAGAGTGCGTTGTGCGGGTGAACGGAAGGTGAACCGGTCTGGCCCTCCCGGGGCGTTTTCCCGGGCGGTATACGCTTCACCCCCGTGACGACCTCCGCCTCCGCCGCGCAAGCGCCGCTCGACCGTGTAAGCGCAGCCCCGCCTGCCCGCACGCTCATCGACCTCCTCGCCGACGTCGCGGCACGGCATCCGGAGGCGTCCGCGATCGACGACGGATCCGGAGCCCTCAGCTACCGGGAACTGCTCGCGCGGGTGTGGCGCACGGCCGGGGCGCTGCACGCGGCGGGGGTCCGTCGCGGCGACCGCGTGGGGGTGCGGATGCCGTCGGGGTCGAAGGAACTGTACGTGTCGATCCTTGCGGTGATGGCGGCGGGAGCCGCGTACGTGCCGGTGGATGCCGACGACCCGGACGAGCGTGCCCGCCTGGTGTTCGGCGAAGCCGCGGTGAAGGGGATCATCGCGGGCGACGGCGAGTTCGTCGCCGACGACGAGGATCTCGTGCGCCTGTACGACGGCGACGCCCCGCACCCGAGCACCAACGCGGTCCCGGTCGTCGCGCCACCCACGGTGGACGACGACGCCTGGATCATCTTCACCTCCGGGTCGACCGGCGTGCCCAAGGGCGTCGCGGTGACACACCGCTCGGCGGCGGCCTTCGTCGAGGCGGAGGCGCGCCTGTTCCTGCAGCAGGAGCCGCTCGGACCGGGCGACCGGGTCCTGGCCGGGCTCTCGGTCGCCTTCGACGCGTCGTGCGAGGAGATGTGGCTCGCGTGGGGCCACGGGGCATGCCTGGTGCCCGCGCCGCGCTCGCTCGTGCGCTCGGGCGAAGACCTCGCCCCGTGGCTCTTGCGGCAGGGCATCACGGTGGTGTCTACCGTCCCGACGCTCGCCGCGATGTGGCCGGCGGATTCGATCGAGAACGTGCGTCTGCTGATCTTCGGCGGGGAGGCGTGCCCTCCCGAGCTCGCGGCACGCCTGGTCGCCGACGGCCGCGAGGTCTGGAACACCTACGGTCCCACCGAGGCGACGGTCGTCGCGTGCGCCGCCCCTCTCGACGGCTCGCTCCCGGTGCGCATCGGTCTGCCGCTGGACGGCTGGGCTCTGGCCGTCGTCGACGCCGAGGGTCTCCCCGTGGCCGACGGGCAGGTCGGTGAGCTCATCATCGGCGGCGTCGGTCTCGCGCGGTACCTCGATCCGGCGAAGGATGCCGAGAAGTACGCGCCGATGCCGACTCTCGGATGGGAGCGGGCCTATCGCTCCGGCGACCTCGTGCGCTTCGACCCGGAAGGCCTCGTCTTCCAGGGGCGCGCCGACGACCAGGTGAAGGTGGGCGGGCGCCGCATCGAGCTGGGCGAGGTCGAGTCGGCCCTCCAGGACCTCGAGGGTGTGAGCGCGGCGACCGTCGCGGTGCGTACGACCGAGGCCGGAGTCCCCGTCCTCGTCGGATACCTCGTGATCGAGCCCGGCGTCGACCTCGACCGCGGTGCCGCGCGCGCCGCGCTGGCCGAGCGTCTTCCCGCCTCGACCATTCCGCTGCTCGGCGTGGTCGACGAACTGCCCGTCCGCACGTCGGGAAAGGTCGACAGGGCGGCGCTCCCGTGGCCGCTTCCCGGCGTCGACGCGCCCGCGGCGACGGACTTCTCGGCCGACGAGGCCTGGCTCGCCGAGCAGTGGCAGGCGGTCCTGGGCCTTCCCGTCACCGAGCGCAAGGCCGACTTCTTCGATCTCGGGGGTGGCTCCCTCGCCGCCGCGCAGCTGGTCTCGCGGATCCGCGCCCGCGTGCCCGAGTTCTCCGTCGCCGACATCTACGACGTCCCGCGCCTGGGGGCGATGGCGAAGGCCCTCGGACCGCAGCTCGGCGACGAGACCCCCACCGAGTTCCACCGCGCGGTGCCCACCCCTCGAACCACCCAGTGGGCGCAGACCCTGCTCGGGGCCCCGCTGTTCATCCTGTCGGGGGTCCGCTGGCTGCTGTACCTGCTGACCGCCTCGGCGATCCTGCAGCTCCTGCCGGGCTTCGAGGTCCTGCCGTCGGTGCCATGGCCGGTTCTCCTCATCGGCCTGCTGGTCTTCGCGACGCCGTTCGGACGCATGGGGATCGCCGTGGCATCCGCTCGTCTGCTTCTCTCGGGCCTGCGGCCGGGGGACTATCCGCGCGGAGGCTGGGTGCACATCCGCCTGTGGCTCGCGGAGCAGATCGCCGATCAGGTGGATGCCGTGGGCCTGGCCGGAGCTCCGTGGGTGTCGTACTACGCCCGCGCGCTGGGCGCATGTATCGGCCGCAACGTCGATCTGCATGCGCTCCCGCCGGTCACCGGAATGCTCGTGGTCGGAGACGGGGCCTCGATCGAGCCCGAGGTCGACCTGACCGGGTATTGGATCGACGGCGACCTCGTCCGTATCGGCGAGGTACGCATCGGCGCGGAGGCCACGGTCGGTGCCCGCTCGACCCTCGCCCCCGGCACACGCATCGGTCGCCGCGCCGAGATCGCCCCCGGCTCGGCCGTGTTCGGCCGGGTCAAGGCCGACCAGTCGTGGGCGGGATCCCCGGCCGTGCGCGTGGGAGGGACGGCGAAGGGATGGCCGACCGAGCGCCCGCCCGCCCTCACGCGGTGGCTCTGGGCGTACGCCGCGTCGGCGGTCGTGCTCGCCCTGCTGCCGCTCGCGGCGTTCACCGTCGGCGGTCTCGTGATCGCCCAGGGCATCCAGGGGGCGGAGACGCTCGGGGAGGCCACGGCACGAGCCTTCGCCTGGCTCGTGCCGGCGGTCGCGGTCACCGGCGTCGTGTTCGCGGCATCCGTGGTGCTGCTCGTCCGTCTGCTGTCGATCGGGCTCGTGGAGGGGACCTTCCCCGTGCGCAGCCGCGTGGCGTGGCAGGCGTGGAGCATCGAGAGACTCCTGGATGCCGCGCGCACGATCCTCTTCCCGTTGTACTCCTCGCTCTTCACCCCCGTGTGGCTGCGAATGCTCGGCGCCCGCGTCGGCCGAGACGTCGAGGCATCCACGGTTCTGCTGATCCCCTCGATGGCGCGCATCGAAGACGGGGCCTTCCTCGCCGACGACACCATGGTCGCCTCCTACGAGCTGCGCGCGGGATGGCTGCGTCTCGGCCCCGTTCGCATCGGGAAGCGGGCGTTCCTCGGCAACTCGGGCATGGCGGCGCCCGGGCACCGCGTACCGCGCGACGGTCTGGTCGCCGTGCTGTCGGCAGCTCCGCTGAAGGCCAAGGCGGGATCGTCGTGGCTGGGGTCGCCGGCCGTGCGCTTGCGACGCCTGTCCGCCGAGGGCGACGAGTCGCGAACCTATCAGCCCACCGCAGCCCTCCGTCTCGCGCGCACGCTGTGGGAACTCTGCCGGTTCGTGCCGGTCGTGGTGACGTGCGGCATCGGTCTCGGGGTGCTCTTCGCTCTCGCCGGACTCTGGGACGCGGTCGGACCGGTCTGGACCCTCCTGCTGTCGGGCGTCGTGCTCCTGGCCGCGGGCGCGGTCGCGGCGGGGGTCTCGACCGCAGCGAAGTGGGCGATCGTGGGCGTCATCCGGGCGGGTGAGCAGCCGCTGTGGTCGAGCTTCGTGTGGCGTACCGAGGTGTCCGACACCTTCACCGAGATGGTCGCGGCGCCGTGGTTCGCTCGCGCGGCGACGGGAACCCCCGCCCTGGCCGTGTGGCTGCGCAGTCTGGGCGCGAGAATCGGCGCGGGCGTCTGGTGCGAGAGCTACTGGCTGCCCGAGCCCGACCTGGTGAGGTTGGGGGCCGCGTCAACGGTCAACCGCGGATGTGTCGTTCAGACGCATCTGTTCCATGATCGAATCATGAGTATGGACACCGTCGAGCTGGAACCCGGGGCGACCCTCGGTCCGCACAGCGTGGTGCTGCCGGCATCCACCCTCGGAGCCCACGCCACCGTGGGTCCGGCCTCGCTCGTCATGCGCGGGGAGACGGTGCCGGTGGGCTCCCGTTGGAGTGGAAACCCCATCGGACCGTGGCGTGCGGTGAAGGTGCGCGCGTACCAGTCGACGACGTGAGCGGCGCCGACCCGTACGCCCCCCAGAGCGGTGACGCCTCGTACGACGTCGAGGCGTACGACCTCACGCTCGGGTACCGCGTCCGCACCAACCGGCTCGAGGGTACGGCGCGCATCACCGCTGTCGCCCGGATGCCGCTGAGTTCCTTCTCGCTCGACCTGGTGGGTCTACGCACCTCGCGCGTGCGCGTGGGTGGCGCTGTCGCGCGCTTCGCGGCGGGGCCGCGGGCCCTGCGCGTGACCCTGCCGCAGCGCCTGCCGGCTGGAGCGTCGTTCGAGGTCGAGGTGGTCTACGCCGGTTCGCCCGCGCCGCGGCGCTCGCGGTGGGGCGCCGTCGGGTGGGAGGAGCTCACCGACGGCGCACTGGTGGCCGGTCAGCCGACCGGGGCGCCCACGTGGTTCCCCTGCAACGACCGCCCCGACAACCGCGCGCGGATGCGCATGGAGATCGCGGTCGACGACGGGTACGCGGTCGCCGCGACCGGAGTCGCCGGGGCCAGTTCGCGCCGGGGCGGACGGGTGACGACCACCTTCACCTCCGACGTTCCGACGGCGACGTATCTGGCGGCCGTCCACGTGGGGCGGTATCGCACCCGTTTCCTGGCGGGGAGCGGCATCGACGTCGTTCCCCCGGTCACGGTGACGGCCCCGCCGGCGCTCGCCGCGGCCGCCGACCGTGCGTTCGCGCGCGTCCCCGAGATGCTCCGCGTCTTCGACCGGCTCTTCGGTCCCTACCCGCAAGAAGCGTGCACCCTCGTGGTCACCGCGGACGAGCTCGAGATTCCGCTGGAGGCGCAGGGGCTCGCGGTGTTCGGCATGAACCACCTCGTCCCCGCCGCCCAGCGTCTCGTCGCCCACGAGCTGGCCCACCAATGGTTCGGCAACAGCGTCGGCATCGCGCGGTGGAGCGACATCTGGCTCAACGAGGGCTTCGCCTGCTATGCCGAGTGGCTGTGGTCGGATGCCTCGGGGGGCCCGTCCGTCGACACCTGTGCTGCCGAGCACTACGCGCGGCTCGCCGCGAAGCCCCGGGACCTCCTGCTCGTGGACCCCGGGCCCGACGACATGTTCGACGACCGGGTCTACAAGCGCGGCGCGCTGACCCTGCATGCGCTGCGCCGCGCCCTCGGCGACGACTCCTTCTTCACGCTACTGCGGACCTGGACCGCCACCCACCGTCACGGTCTCGTGACGACCGCGGATTTCCGCGGCGTCGTGGAGCAGGCCGGGGGAGCGGATGCCGCGACGCTGCTGTCGGCGTGGATCGATCGGACCGAGCTCCCCGTCGCCGTGCGCTGACGCGCGGCGAGCGGAGGATCAGGGACGAGGGGAGCTCCCGGGTGCGGGTTTCGGCCCTCCGCTCGTCCCTGATCCTCCGCCCAT includes these proteins:
- a CDS encoding amino acid adenylation domain-containing protein gives rise to the protein MTTSASAAQAPLDRVSAAPPARTLIDLLADVAARHPEASAIDDGSGALSYRELLARVWRTAGALHAAGVRRGDRVGVRMPSGSKELYVSILAVMAAGAAYVPVDADDPDERARLVFGEAAVKGIIAGDGEFVADDEDLVRLYDGDAPHPSTNAVPVVAPPTVDDDAWIIFTSGSTGVPKGVAVTHRSAAAFVEAEARLFLQQEPLGPGDRVLAGLSVAFDASCEEMWLAWGHGACLVPAPRSLVRSGEDLAPWLLRQGITVVSTVPTLAAMWPADSIENVRLLIFGGEACPPELAARLVADGREVWNTYGPTEATVVACAAPLDGSLPVRIGLPLDGWALAVVDAEGLPVADGQVGELIIGGVGLARYLDPAKDAEKYAPMPTLGWERAYRSGDLVRFDPEGLVFQGRADDQVKVGGRRIELGEVESALQDLEGVSAATVAVRTTEAGVPVLVGYLVIEPGVDLDRGAARAALAERLPASTIPLLGVVDELPVRTSGKVDRAALPWPLPGVDAPAATDFSADEAWLAEQWQAVLGLPVTERKADFFDLGGGSLAAAQLVSRIRARVPEFSVADIYDVPRLGAMAKALGPQLGDETPTEFHRAVPTPRTTQWAQTLLGAPLFILSGVRWLLYLLTASAILQLLPGFEVLPSVPWPVLLIGLLVFATPFGRMGIAVASARLLLSGLRPGDYPRGGWVHIRLWLAEQIADQVDAVGLAGAPWVSYYARALGACIGRNVDLHALPPVTGMLVVGDGASIEPEVDLTGYWIDGDLVRIGEVRIGAEATVGARSTLAPGTRIGRRAEIAPGSAVFGRVKADQSWAGSPAVRVGGTAKGWPTERPPALTRWLWAYAASAVVLALLPLAAFTVGGLVIAQGIQGAETLGEATARAFAWLVPAVAVTGVVFAASVVLLVRLLSIGLVEGTFPVRSRVAWQAWSIERLLDAARTILFPLYSSLFTPVWLRMLGARVGRDVEASTVLLIPSMARIEDGAFLADDTMVASYELRAGWLRLGPVRIGKRAFLGNSGMAAPGHRVPRDGLVAVLSAAPLKAKAGSSWLGSPAVRLRRLSAEGDESRTYQPTAALRLARTLWELCRFVPVVVTCGIGLGVLFALAGLWDAVGPVWTLLLSGVVLLAAGAVAAGVSTAAKWAIVGVIRAGEQPLWSSFVWRTEVSDTFTEMVAAPWFARAATGTPALAVWLRSLGARIGAGVWCESYWLPEPDLVRLGAASTVNRGCVVQTHLFHDRIMSMDTVELEPGATLGPHSVVLPASTLGAHATVGPASLVMRGETVPVGSRWSGNPIGPWRAVKVRAYQSTT
- a CDS encoding M1 family metallopeptidase; translated protein: MSGADPYAPQSGDASYDVEAYDLTLGYRVRTNRLEGTARITAVARMPLSSFSLDLVGLRTSRVRVGGAVARFAAGPRALRVTLPQRLPAGASFEVEVVYAGSPAPRRSRWGAVGWEELTDGALVAGQPTGAPTWFPCNDRPDNRARMRMEIAVDDGYAVAATGVAGASSRRGGRVTTTFTSDVPTATYLAAVHVGRYRTRFLAGSGIDVVPPVTVTAPPALAAAADRAFARVPEMLRVFDRLFGPYPQEACTLVVTADELEIPLEAQGLAVFGMNHLVPAAQRLVAHELAHQWFGNSVGIARWSDIWLNEGFACYAEWLWSDASGGPSVDTCAAEHYARLAAKPRDLLLVDPGPDDMFDDRVYKRGALTLHALRRALGDDSFFTLLRTWTATHRHGLVTTADFRGVVEQAGGADAATLLSAWIDRTELPVAVR